From the genome of Plectropomus leopardus isolate mb unplaced genomic scaffold, YSFRI_Pleo_2.0 unplaced_scaffold17033, whole genome shotgun sequence, one region includes:
- the LOC121964751 gene encoding mothers against decapentaplegic homolog 1-like, producing MNVTSLFSFTSPAVKRLLGWKQGDEEEKWAEKAVDALVKKLKKKKGAMEELERALSCPGQPSNCVTIPRSLDGRLQVSHRKGLPHVIYCRVWRWPDLQSHHELKALECCEYPFGSKQKDVCINPYHYKRVDSP from the coding sequence ATGAACGTCACCTCGCTCTTCTCCTTCACCAGCCCAGCGGTCAAACGGCTGCTGGGTTGGAAGCAGGGAGACGAGGAAGAGAAATGGGCGGAAAAGGCAGTGGATGCACTGGTtaagaaactgaaaaagaagaagggggccatggaggagctggagagggcTCTTAGCTGCCCAGGTCAACCCAGTAACTGTGTGACAATCCCCCGCTCCCTGGATGGACGGCTGCAGGTGTCCCATAGAAAGGGCCTGCCGCATGTCATTTATTGTCGGGTGTGGCGTTGGCCCGACCTGCAGTCCCACCATGAGCTGAAGGCCTTGGAGTGCTGCGAGTACCCCTTCGGCTCCAAACAGAAGGATGTGTGTATCAACCCCTACCACTACAAGCGAGTGGACAGTCCAG